In a single window of the Tellurirhabdus bombi genome:
- a CDS encoding MFS transporter produces MNANFPTTLKSPKHIRIAIAGFFFISGFGFSTWASRIPSLQQQFGLNEGQLGAVLFALPMGLILTLPVTGFLVGRYSSRKIMLVGALLLNVILSLMGLANQTWQLALILFTFGAARNMLGISANAQSVGLQGLYDRSILASFHAIWSLAGFAGAALGSWMISANILPGYHFLIVSGVLSVLAILFFPNTLPESPTQQTTKAGFTLPDKSLLKFGLIAFASMACEGTIYDWSGVYFQKAVQVPKELTAVGFVSFMTAMTLGRLSGDWLVNRLGRKTILTYSGILMTAGLLLASVWPALIPASLGLIMVGLGVSCVIPLVMSLASQSVSERTGSVITSVSTVSYLGFLIVPPIVGFIAETLNLHWAFALMALLGLLTVWLVTKISISVKNS; encoded by the coding sequence GTGAATGCCAATTTTCCAACCACACTTAAGTCTCCCAAACACATACGCATTGCCATCGCGGGATTCTTTTTTATTTCGGGATTTGGCTTTTCTACCTGGGCTTCGCGCATTCCGTCTCTCCAGCAGCAATTCGGCTTAAACGAAGGCCAGTTGGGAGCGGTTTTGTTTGCCCTACCGATGGGCTTGATTCTGACCTTGCCGGTAACGGGGTTTCTCGTGGGGCGGTACAGCAGCCGCAAGATCATGCTGGTTGGTGCGTTGCTGCTAAATGTTATTCTGAGTCTAATGGGGCTGGCCAACCAGACCTGGCAACTAGCCTTGATTTTGTTTACGTTTGGCGCCGCCCGAAACATGCTCGGTATTTCGGCTAATGCGCAATCCGTTGGTTTGCAGGGCTTGTATGATCGCTCCATTCTGGCTTCGTTCCATGCCATCTGGAGCCTGGCTGGCTTTGCGGGTGCCGCGCTGGGGTCGTGGATGATTTCGGCGAATATCTTACCGGGTTATCATTTTCTTATCGTCAGCGGGGTGCTGAGCGTGTTGGCGATTCTATTCTTCCCGAATACACTGCCCGAGTCGCCCACGCAGCAAACGACGAAGGCGGGGTTTACATTACCAGACAAATCACTGCTGAAATTTGGGCTCATTGCCTTTGCTTCGATGGCCTGCGAAGGGACCATTTACGATTGGAGTGGGGTTTATTTCCAGAAAGCAGTGCAGGTTCCTAAGGAGTTAACCGCAGTTGGCTTTGTCTCGTTCATGACGGCCATGACGCTGGGGCGTCTCTCTGGCGATTGGCTGGTCAACCGCCTGGGCCGCAAAACCATCCTAACCTACAGCGGAATCCTGATGACGGCGGGGCTGTTGCTGGCGTCTGTTTGGCCCGCCTTAATCCCTGCCAGTTTGGGTCTGATTATGGTTGGGTTAGGTGTCTCCTGCGTTATTCCTTTAGTGATGAGTCTGGCCAGTCAGTCGGTTTCGGAGCGAACGGGCTCGGTGATTACCTCTGTATCAACCGTTTCTTACCTGGGTTTTCTCATTGTTCCGCCGATTGTTGGGTTTATTGCCGAGACACTGAACCTGCACTGGGCCTTTGCGCTCATGGCCTTGCTGGGTTTATTAACGGTTTGGCTGGTAACTAAAATAAGCATTTCAGTAAAGAACAGTTAA
- a CDS encoding M14 family metallopeptidase gives MIRNFLHLFISILLLSGASSRAQNLPSPKEHFGFNIGDDYQLATYTQTETYIKKLATSDRTKLVDIGLTEEGRHQYMLIISSPENIKKLDRYKEISQKLARAEDVTEEQARAMAAEGKAVVWIDGGLHATETVGTMQYIETAWQLVSRKDPETLRILDNVVILLTHANPDGQEIVSNWYMREQKPEKRSLENLPRLYQKYVGHDNNRDFFIMNMKESQNMGRQLFVEWIPQIMYNHHQRGPAGSVLAGPPYRDPFNYVFDPLMITGIDALGAAMINRLNAENKPGFTRLGGSVFSTWYNGGLRTTTHFHNMIGLLTEIIGNPTPETVPLVPQRLIPNGNTPFPVTPQKWHFKQSIDYSLSLNYASLDYAARHSDQLLYNIYRMGKNSIERGSADYWTLSPKRVDAINQLYQEDQKKPTAPTSASATSASATAVASPRGGNMPVKYFDSVLKDPTSRDPRGFIVSAAQPDFPTAVKFINALIKTGILVHKATADFTVAGKKYPAGSYVVKTAQAFRPHILDMFEPQDHPNDFQYAGGPPVRPYDAAGWTLAYQMGVQFDRVLDGFDGPFQRVPYGELQSPKGSLNASSGAGYTLSARANNSFIAVNDLLKSGVEVFRLPGGLSGKEAVEAGAFFVPASAKAKTILDKSVKDFGVDVAGVAKRPTGTMVKVAPLRIALWDNYGGSMPSGWVRWLMEQYHFPMQLVYPQDIDAGDLRKKYDVIVFVTRAIPAVSSGAGRGEGEFSGFGGREPKAEELPAEYRPWLGRITADKSVPQLKKFMEAGGSVVTIGSSTNLAYHLGLPVRNALVEMTSSGQERPLPAEKYYIPGSILRVSVDSTQQATWGMSAQSDVYFDASPVFKIAPDAVAKGLVKPLAWFSTNKPLRSGWAWGQTYLQDGVAAFSAPIGSGRLYAFGPEITFRAQAHGTFKLLFNQLYGTSSR, from the coding sequence ATGATACGTAACTTTTTACACTTATTCATCAGCATTCTGTTGCTTAGTGGAGCCTCCTCCCGAGCCCAAAACCTCCCATCGCCCAAAGAGCATTTTGGTTTCAACATTGGTGACGACTACCAGCTCGCTACTTACACGCAAACCGAAACGTACATCAAGAAGCTGGCTACGTCTGACCGTACCAAGCTGGTAGACATTGGCTTAACCGAAGAAGGGCGTCATCAGTACATGCTAATTATTTCGTCGCCGGAAAACATCAAAAAGCTTGATCGCTACAAAGAGATTTCGCAGAAACTAGCCCGTGCCGAAGATGTAACCGAAGAGCAGGCCCGCGCCATGGCTGCCGAAGGCAAAGCGGTGGTCTGGATCGATGGGGGTCTCCACGCCACCGAAACTGTAGGCACGATGCAGTACATCGAAACGGCCTGGCAGTTGGTGAGCCGCAAAGATCCCGAAACGCTACGTATTCTGGATAACGTGGTGATTCTGCTCACCCACGCCAATCCAGATGGTCAGGAAATTGTTTCCAACTGGTACATGCGGGAGCAAAAACCGGAAAAACGTTCGCTGGAAAACCTGCCGCGTCTGTATCAGAAATACGTCGGCCACGACAACAACCGCGACTTTTTCATCATGAACATGAAAGAATCCCAAAACATGGGACGCCAGTTGTTTGTCGAATGGATTCCGCAAATCATGTATAACCACCACCAGCGCGGTCCGGCGGGCTCAGTGCTGGCGGGTCCTCCCTACCGCGATCCATTCAACTATGTGTTTGATCCGCTGATGATTACCGGAATTGACGCCCTGGGCGCAGCCATGATCAACCGCCTGAACGCCGAAAATAAACCGGGCTTTACGCGGCTGGGCGGCTCCGTATTCTCGACCTGGTACAACGGCGGTTTGCGCACGACAACGCACTTCCACAACATGATTGGTCTGTTAACGGAAATCATCGGTAACCCGACGCCGGAAACTGTGCCGCTGGTTCCCCAGCGCCTGATCCCGAACGGCAATACGCCGTTCCCGGTAACGCCTCAGAAGTGGCATTTTAAGCAGTCGATTGATTATTCGTTATCGCTGAATTACGCTTCGCTCGACTACGCTGCTCGTCATTCGGATCAGTTGCTTTACAACATCTACCGCATGGGTAAAAACTCCATCGAACGCGGTAGCGCGGATTACTGGACGCTTTCGCCGAAGCGCGTCGATGCCATCAACCAGCTTTATCAGGAAGACCAAAAGAAACCAACCGCGCCAACTTCTGCTTCCGCGACTTCGGCCTCAGCAACGGCGGTGGCCTCTCCCCGTGGCGGCAACATGCCTGTCAAATATTTTGATTCCGTCCTGAAAGACCCCACCTCGCGCGATCCACGTGGTTTCATTGTTTCAGCGGCCCAGCCTGATTTTCCAACGGCGGTTAAGTTCATCAATGCGCTGATCAAAACGGGTATTCTGGTTCACAAAGCAACGGCTGATTTTACCGTTGCGGGTAAGAAATATCCCGCTGGTTCGTACGTCGTGAAAACGGCCCAGGCGTTCCGTCCACACATTCTGGATATGTTCGAGCCGCAGGATCACCCCAACGATTTCCAGTATGCCGGTGGACCTCCCGTTCGGCCTTACGACGCGGCTGGATGGACACTGGCCTACCAGATGGGCGTTCAGTTCGACCGCGTTCTGGACGGTTTTGATGGTCCTTTCCAGCGCGTTCCGTACGGGGAGTTACAGTCTCCGAAGGGCAGCCTAAACGCTTCTTCGGGAGCGGGTTACACCCTGAGCGCACGCGCCAACAACTCGTTTATTGCCGTTAACGACCTGCTCAAATCCGGCGTTGAGGTGTTCCGTCTACCCGGTGGCTTGTCCGGTAAAGAGGCCGTCGAAGCGGGTGCGTTCTTCGTTCCTGCCTCGGCAAAAGCCAAAACCATTCTGGATAAATCGGTAAAAGATTTTGGTGTTGACGTAGCTGGTGTCGCAAAACGGCCAACGGGTACGATGGTGAAAGTGGCTCCGCTACGAATTGCGCTTTGGGACAATTACGGTGGTTCGATGCCTTCCGGCTGGGTACGCTGGCTTATGGAACAGTATCATTTCCCGATGCAGTTAGTCTATCCGCAGGACATTGATGCGGGTGATCTGCGTAAAAAATACGACGTGATTGTTTTTGTAACTCGGGCGATTCCCGCCGTTAGCAGCGGCGCTGGCCGTGGCGAAGGTGAGTTCAGCGGCTTCGGTGGCCGGGAACCAAAAGCCGAAGAGCTACCGGCTGAATACCGCCCCTGGCTGGGTCGGATTACCGCCGACAAATCGGTTCCGCAGCTGAAAAAATTCATGGAAGCGGGTGGCTCAGTGGTTACCATCGGTAGTAGCACCAACCTGGCTTACCACCTTGGTTTGCCCGTTCGGAACGCTCTGGTTGAGATGACCAGCAGCGGCCAGGAACGCCCATTACCCGCCGAAAAATATTACATTCCCGGCAGTATCCTGCGCGTAAGCGTCGATTCAACGCAGCAGGCAACCTGGGGCATGTCGGCGCAAAGCGACGTTTATTTTGACGCCAGCCCAGTCTTCAAAATTGCTCCCGATGCCGTAGCGAAAGGTCTGGTGAAGCCGCTGGCTTGGTTCTCAACCAATAAGCCACTGCGCAGTGGCTGGGCCTGGGGCCAAACCTACCTGCAAGACGGGGTTGCTGCTTTTTCGGCCCCGATAGGTTCAGGAAGACTGTATGCCTTTGGGCCTGAAATTACGTTCCGGGCACAAGCGCACGGCACCTTTAAACTGCTCTTCAATCAGCTTTACGGTACATCATCCCGCTAA
- a CDS encoding DUF3817 domain-containing protein, which translates to MLSFKSSLASFRSVALLEGISFLVLLGIAMPLKYFAGIPQVVKVVGWAHGVLFVAYILTLVSVTIERRWSFGRVVVAFIASLIPFGTFWLDAKLKREEQNSAA; encoded by the coding sequence ATGTTGTCTTTTAAGTCTTCTCTTGCCAGTTTCCGCTCCGTAGCCCTCCTGGAAGGAATCTCTTTTCTGGTTTTGCTGGGTATTGCGATGCCATTAAAATATTTTGCCGGTATTCCACAGGTTGTTAAAGTGGTAGGCTGGGCGCACGGTGTTTTGTTCGTTGCCTATATCCTGACGCTTGTTTCTGTTACAATTGAACGACGTTGGTCCTTTGGTCGGGTGGTGGTTGCTTTTATCGCCTCGCTCATTCCGTTCGGGACGTTCTGGCTGGATGCAAAACTGAAACGCGAAGAGCAAAATAGTGCGGCTTAA